The Geotalea uraniireducens Rf4 genome window below encodes:
- a CDS encoding HD domain-containing phosphohydrolase: MINSLKIKIIGLITITLVAVVTLAAFLNYRHQTEMLYEMASHNANVLTETVKSSINDAMRSGHSEEISSIFSRIRSKELISSLRILDETGKILNSADRSEVGQLISENDRLDLKKTVLPTFQRENNGKIYDSFSRIMNSPVCHQCHNPAKKVLGILEIELSMNYMDRFIAKERHNTIVATTLIIALIIFIVSIFLIFYVDKPIRKLISTMEEVEKGNFEKRTMITSSNEMSILAESFNRMVEKFKNMMDTSINHERELARAQEKLSHHRETHLMNQKLEEQIKEIENLNVTLEERIEEIEEANYKIADLAGELEDKNTTLEKAVSKLSTLYKVGLAINSTMEIDNLFNLIVKTTMETLHAQIGYIILYNQEHQELVITTLIGHENISPSGTILPMKPSSVSTWVIENCKPLLIVDIKQTPEFDTFSALGYERKTLICAPLITKDEIIGTITVVNKLDNTTYNHEELELLTTIAAQASIAIKNAKLYDDQQKTYLNTIQALVSAIEASDSYTRGHSERVTRYSLELAKKLDLPQERLKVIERAAILHDIGKIGIDLTLLHKEGRLTTDDINDLQQHPTIGMKILEPIEFLQDVRLCIGQHHERYDGQGYPNSVPASELLLESRILAIADAFDAMTSDRPYRKALSVEVAIKELCDNSGSQFDPELVPHFIELLNNSHVPPAKTPRVAASYARA, from the coding sequence ATGATTAATTCACTGAAGATAAAAATCATAGGGCTCATTACCATTACCCTGGTAGCTGTCGTTACACTTGCGGCATTTCTCAATTACCGGCATCAGACGGAGATGCTCTACGAGATGGCCAGCCATAATGCCAATGTGCTGACTGAAACCGTAAAGAGCAGCATCAACGACGCCATGCGCTCCGGTCACTCGGAAGAAATCAGCAGTATATTCAGCCGCATCAGATCAAAAGAGCTGATTTCCTCTTTGCGCATATTGGATGAGACAGGCAAGATTCTCAACTCTGCAGACCGGAGTGAAGTCGGCCAACTCATATCGGAAAATGACCGACTGGATCTCAAAAAAACTGTTCTGCCCACATTCCAGCGGGAAAACAACGGTAAAATATACGATTCTTTCAGCCGCATAATGAACTCACCAGTCTGTCACCAGTGTCACAATCCGGCCAAAAAAGTACTGGGGATACTTGAAATAGAACTGTCGATGAACTACATGGACAGATTCATCGCCAAGGAAAGACATAATACCATCGTAGCAACGACGCTTATCATAGCCCTGATTATCTTCATCGTTTCCATTTTCCTGATATTCTATGTGGACAAACCGATACGAAAGCTCATATCAACCATGGAAGAGGTGGAAAAGGGGAATTTCGAGAAAAGAACCATGATAACAAGCAGCAACGAGATGAGCATCCTTGCCGAAAGCTTCAACCGCATGGTGGAAAAATTCAAGAACATGATGGACACAAGCATAAATCACGAACGCGAACTCGCTCGGGCACAGGAAAAACTGTCGCACCATCGAGAAACACACCTGATGAATCAGAAACTCGAAGAACAGATCAAAGAAATCGAGAATTTGAACGTTACTCTCGAAGAACGGATCGAAGAGATAGAAGAGGCAAACTACAAGATCGCCGACCTGGCCGGTGAACTGGAAGACAAGAATACCACTCTGGAAAAAGCCGTATCGAAACTTTCAACCCTCTACAAAGTGGGGTTGGCAATAAATTCCACAATGGAGATCGACAATCTTTTCAACCTGATCGTCAAGACAACCATGGAAACCCTCCATGCCCAGATCGGCTACATTATACTCTATAACCAGGAACATCAGGAACTCGTCATAACCACCCTCATAGGCCATGAAAATATTTCACCTTCAGGCACGATACTACCCATGAAACCTTCCAGCGTCTCCACCTGGGTTATCGAGAACTGCAAACCGTTGCTGATTGTCGACATAAAACAGACCCCCGAGTTCGACACGTTCAGCGCCCTCGGCTACGAGCGGAAAACCTTGATCTGTGCCCCCCTGATAACAAAAGATGAGATCATCGGCACGATTACCGTGGTGAACAAGCTTGACAACACCACCTATAACCACGAAGAGCTTGAACTGCTGACCACGATCGCCGCCCAGGCCAGTATCGCCATCAAAAACGCAAAACTTTACGACGATCAGCAGAAAACCTACCTGAACACCATTCAGGCCCTTGTTTCAGCCATAGAAGCAAGTGATAGTTATACCCGCGGCCATTCGGAACGAGTTACCCGTTACAGCCTGGAACTGGCCAAGAAGCTGGACCTTCCCCAGGAAAGACTGAAAGTCATCGAGCGGGCCGCCATACTTCACGACATAGGCAAGATCGGCATAGACCTGACCCTGCTCCATAAAGAGGGAAGGCTCACAACAGATGATATCAACGACCTCCAGCAGCACCCGACTATCGGCATGAAGATTCTGGAGCCGATCGAATTCCTTCAGGATGTCAGACTCTGTATAGGTCAGCACCATGAGCGTTACGACGGCCAAGGTTACCCCAACAGCGTCCCGGCCTCCGAGCTTTTATTGGAATCGCGCATCCTTGCCATTGCCGACGCATTTGATGCCATGACATCCGACCGTCCCTACCGTAAGGCCCTTTCAGTAGAAGTGGCTATCAAAGAACTCTGTGACAACTCAGGAAGCCAATTCGACCCGGAACTGGTTCCTCATTTTATCGAGCTGCTCAACAACTCCCACGTGCCTCCAGCCAAGACACCCAGGGTCGCAGCATCATACGCCAGAGCCTGA
- a CDS encoding SpoIID/LytB domain-containing protein produces the protein MAVLKGAESITLEGNGLLLTDGNGEPLRFSFPLQIKKNKDGLLVNNRKVRSLRATAPAFLLINGKSYRGIIEVMPADKGVLVVDELPLEDYLVGLINCEISSQWPIEAVKAQAIIARSYAVYQKAARKNALYHLESSVMDQVYEGCDMEDSRAIRGVKETAGEVLVYNGAVIQAFYHSNCGGHTEASENVWGFALPYLSGVDCKYCLTSPSVKWEQSISLKKLESQLRSSGYPVSGLKDIKPGSRNKSGRLQDLTLVSAKGRSVISAVNFRKTIGYSVIKSTNFDVRISGDDALFSGVGFGHGVGLCQWGAKQRASDGFDYREILFYYYPGTRLEKISTD, from the coding sequence GTGGCCGTGCTGAAGGGGGCGGAAAGCATAACACTGGAAGGTAACGGGCTGCTTTTGACGGACGGTAACGGTGAGCCGCTCAGATTTAGCTTTCCCCTGCAAATTAAAAAAAATAAAGACGGGTTGCTGGTCAATAACAGGAAAGTTCGTAGCCTGCGGGCAACGGCTCCAGCTTTCCTCCTCATCAACGGCAAGAGTTATCGGGGCATAATAGAAGTTATGCCTGCTGACAAAGGCGTATTGGTTGTCGATGAACTTCCCCTTGAAGATTATCTGGTAGGTCTGATTAATTGTGAAATATCTTCCCAGTGGCCAATCGAGGCGGTAAAGGCCCAGGCTATAATTGCCAGGTCCTATGCCGTTTATCAGAAAGCAGCTCGGAAAAATGCCTTGTATCACCTGGAGTCAAGTGTCATGGACCAGGTTTACGAGGGGTGCGACATGGAGGACAGCCGCGCAATCAGAGGGGTCAAGGAAACTGCCGGAGAAGTGCTTGTATACAATGGCGCCGTCATCCAGGCGTTCTATCACTCCAATTGCGGTGGTCATACGGAAGCGTCGGAAAATGTCTGGGGATTTGCTTTGCCTTACCTCTCCGGTGTTGACTGTAAATATTGCCTTACCTCACCTTCCGTCAAGTGGGAGCAGTCAATTTCACTGAAAAAACTCGAGTCGCAGCTGAGGAGCAGTGGTTATCCAGTTTCAGGCTTGAAGGATATCAAGCCGGGCAGCAGGAACAAAAGCGGCCGCTTGCAGGACCTGACGCTTGTCTCTGCAAAAGGGCGTAGCGTCATCAGCGCTGTGAACTTCCGCAAGACAATCGGCTATAGTGTCATCAAGAGCACAAATTTCGATGTGCGGATTTCCGGCGATGATGCACTGTTTTCTGGGGTAGGGTTCGGTCATGGCGTAGGTCTTTGTCAGTGGGGAGCAAAACAGCGGGCCAGCGACGGTTTTGATTATCGGGAGATACTTTTCTATTACTATCCAGGCACCAGGCTGGAAAAGATATCAACTGATTAG
- the queA gene encoding tRNA preQ1(34) S-adenosylmethionine ribosyltransferase-isomerase QueA: MQLNDFDYYLPTELIAQQPAQNRDASRLMTLDRVNGELNETIISEIAALFRDGDLLVINDTRVIPARLLGKKESGGRVEVFLVRRLLEPGEVWQCLIKASKSPKPGSLIILSEGVVARVLERSELDTWAVSFSPVEGFLDRLERIGSMPLPPYIRRSAGDDDRERYQTVFARAKGAVAAPTAGLHFTDALLQKIRQQGVEIAPLTLHVGLGTFMPVRVDDLKDHRMHREYYFIPEATARAVNARKNDGGRVVALGTTTTRALEHAAAGNGSVQPGEGEADIFICPGYTFKVVDALITNFHLPKSTLLMLVSALAGKDRLFNAYNEAVNRNFRFFSYGDAMFIY, encoded by the coding sequence ATGCAGCTAAACGATTTTGACTATTATTTACCTACGGAGCTGATAGCTCAACAGCCGGCGCAGAACAGGGATGCTTCCCGTCTCATGACTCTTGATCGGGTTAACGGCGAGCTGAATGAGACGATAATCTCGGAGATCGCCGCGCTGTTTCGTGATGGCGACCTGCTGGTAATAAACGACACTCGGGTGATACCGGCCAGGCTTCTCGGTAAAAAGGAAAGCGGCGGCCGGGTTGAGGTGTTCCTGGTCAGGCGTCTCCTTGAGCCGGGCGAAGTGTGGCAGTGTCTCATCAAGGCGTCTAAATCGCCTAAACCGGGGTCCTTGATCATACTCTCCGAAGGTGTTGTGGCCCGTGTCCTTGAACGGAGCGAGCTGGATACCTGGGCCGTTTCGTTTAGCCCTGTAGAAGGGTTTTTAGATCGGCTTGAAAGAATCGGCAGCATGCCGTTGCCGCCTTACATACGTCGTTCTGCCGGGGATGACGACCGGGAGCGTTACCAGACCGTATTTGCCCGGGCTAAAGGGGCTGTGGCAGCACCTACGGCAGGGCTTCATTTTACCGATGCCTTGTTGCAGAAAATCCGGCAACAGGGTGTGGAGATAGCGCCATTAACCCTCCATGTCGGGCTTGGGACCTTCATGCCGGTAAGGGTGGATGACCTGAAGGATCACCGGATGCACCGGGAGTATTATTTCATACCGGAAGCTACTGCCAGAGCGGTGAACGCCAGGAAAAACGACGGAGGCAGGGTGGTAGCCCTCGGCACAACCACCACCCGGGCACTGGAGCACGCAGCTGCCGGTAACGGGAGCGTTCAGCCGGGGGAGGGTGAGGCGGATATATTCATCTGCCCGGGGTATACCTTCAAGGTTGTGGATGCCTTGATCACCAATTTCCACCTACCCAAATCAACCCTGCTCATGCTGGTTTCGGCTCTTGCCGGTAAGGACCGATTATTCAATGCTTATAACGAAGCGGTAAATAGAAATTTTCGTTTTTTCAGCTATGGCGACGCCATGTTTATTTATTGA
- the tgt gene encoding tRNA guanosine(34) transglycosylase Tgt encodes MSAIDFKLIKTDSSSAARLGSLTTPHGKIDTPIFMPVGTHATVKAMTPEELTEVGAQIILANTYHLYMRPGHELVARMGGLHEFMHWQGPILTDSGGFQVFSLGELRKITEEGVKFQSHLDGSYHFISPETSMEIQAALGGDIIMCFDECPPYPADYAYIAKSMEMTSRWALRCKNVKKRADQALFGIVQGGMFSDLRERSALALQEIGFDGYALGGVSVGEEKELMHEVMGFSAPFLPVDKPRYVMGIGAPEDLIEGINAGFDMFDCVMPTRNARNGMVFTSFGRLNIKGARYAEDRLPIDPECGCYVCKNYSRAYLRHLFKSGEILASRLNTWHNLHYYLSLMAGARQAIAEDRFADFRRDFYAKRETM; translated from the coding sequence TTGTCAGCCATTGATTTCAAGCTTATAAAGACGGACAGTTCGAGTGCTGCCCGGCTCGGTTCTTTGACAACACCGCACGGCAAAATAGACACCCCCATATTTATGCCGGTCGGGACCCATGCGACGGTCAAGGCGATGACCCCGGAGGAGCTGACGGAGGTAGGTGCACAGATTATTCTGGCAAATACCTATCATCTCTACATGCGTCCCGGACACGAACTGGTGGCGCGGATGGGCGGGCTGCATGAATTCATGCACTGGCAAGGGCCGATACTGACCGATAGTGGCGGTTTTCAGGTATTCAGCCTGGGAGAGCTGCGCAAGATAACGGAAGAAGGGGTAAAATTCCAGTCCCACCTGGATGGTTCGTACCACTTCATCTCCCCCGAAACCTCCATGGAAATACAGGCGGCCCTGGGGGGGGACATTATCATGTGCTTTGACGAATGCCCGCCGTACCCTGCCGATTACGCGTATATTGCCAAATCCATGGAGATGACCAGTCGCTGGGCGCTCCGCTGTAAAAACGTGAAAAAACGGGCGGATCAGGCGCTATTCGGCATCGTCCAGGGTGGGATGTTCAGCGACCTCCGCGAACGAAGCGCACTGGCGTTGCAGGAAATCGGTTTTGACGGTTATGCGTTGGGCGGGGTCTCGGTAGGTGAAGAGAAGGAACTCATGCATGAAGTCATGGGGTTCTCCGCCCCATTCTTACCCGTTGACAAACCGCGTTACGTGATGGGCATAGGCGCGCCGGAAGACCTGATCGAGGGGATCAATGCGGGCTTTGACATGTTCGACTGCGTCATGCCGACCAGGAATGCCAGAAATGGCATGGTCTTCACCTCGTTCGGCAGATTGAACATCAAAGGTGCCCGGTATGCCGAAGACCGGTTACCCATTGATCCTGAGTGCGGTTGTTACGTCTGTAAAAACTACAGCCGGGCATATTTGCGTCACCTTTTCAAGAGCGGTGAGATCCTTGCTTCACGTTTGAATACCTGGCATAACCTGCATTACTATCTTTCCTTGATGGCGGGGGCCAGACAGGCAATAGCCGAAGACCGCTTTGCGGATTTCCGCCGTGATTTTTACGCTAAACGGGAGACCATGTAG
- the yajC gene encoding preprotein translocase subunit YajC: MLGLAFAMGTPAGGQAAGGQSALMNLVPLVFMFAIFYFLLIRPQQKKAKEHRALLDTLKKGDMVVTAGGMHGKVTSIDENVVTLEVAPGVNIKINKGFIANLMKKD, encoded by the coding sequence ATGTTAGGTTTGGCTTTCGCAATGGGTACACCTGCCGGGGGACAGGCTGCCGGTGGGCAGTCCGCTTTGATGAACCTGGTGCCGCTGGTCTTCATGTTCGCCATTTTTTATTTTCTCCTGATCCGTCCCCAGCAGAAAAAGGCCAAGGAGCATCGGGCACTGCTCGATACTCTGAAAAAAGGGGACATGGTCGTAACCGCCGGCGGTATGCACGGCAAGGTGACGTCTATTGATGAAAATGTTGTTACCTTGGAGGTGGCGCCCGGGGTAAATATTAAAATCAATAAAGGATTTATTGCCAACCTGATGAAAAAAGATTAA
- the secD gene encoding protein translocase subunit SecD — MTKGFTWRISLIVAFLFISFLYLTPTLVSPLPSWWKGFLPKDKIHLGLDLQGGTHLVMEVETQKAVEGSLDLISTDLEDTLNAQNIRFKRVAKVGGDRVQLVLYDRGSADNVQKLVKKKYPDLELLPLFDEGGFVNMQLRINEKEAQVRKDKAVQQALETIRNRIDQFGVSEPIIQREGISHIVVQLPGIKDPKRAIELIGKTARLEFKLVDENVNAVTATPSSIPEDDEILVEKKTDPATGAVSETPLVVKRKAMITGDLLTDAQVRIDSQYNQPYVAIEFNSTGARLFDQVTAANVGKRFAIVLDNNIYSAPVIRERISGGSAQISGSFTEKEASDLGIVLRAGSLPAPVKIIQNVTVGPSLGQDSINKGLIAGLIGVALVVVFMTIYYKLSGLVANFGMVLNIIFLMGSLSALGATLTLPGIAAIVLLIGMSVDSNVLIFERIREELRLGKTPMASIDAGYDKAFLTIMDSHVTTLITAAVLFQFGTGPVKGFAVSLSLGIIINLFTSLLATRVVFDLFLDRVRVKRLSI; from the coding sequence ATGACCAAGGGGTTTACCTGGCGTATCAGCCTGATTGTAGCGTTCCTTTTCATTTCATTCCTGTACTTGACACCGACCCTGGTTTCCCCGCTTCCTTCCTGGTGGAAAGGCTTTCTTCCCAAGGATAAGATCCATTTAGGGCTTGATTTACAGGGCGGCACCCATCTCGTTATGGAAGTCGAGACCCAGAAGGCGGTTGAAGGTTCGCTGGATCTGATCTCCACCGATCTGGAAGATACCCTCAATGCCCAGAATATCCGCTTCAAACGCGTCGCCAAGGTCGGCGGAGATCGCGTTCAGCTGGTGCTGTACGACAGGGGTTCGGCCGACAATGTCCAGAAGCTGGTGAAGAAAAAGTACCCGGACCTGGAACTGCTGCCGCTTTTCGATGAAGGTGGCTTCGTCAACATGCAGCTCCGAATCAACGAGAAAGAGGCACAGGTCAGGAAAGACAAGGCCGTCCAGCAGGCTCTGGAAACCATCCGCAACAGGATCGACCAGTTCGGCGTTTCTGAGCCGATTATTCAGCGGGAAGGGATCAGCCACATTGTCGTGCAGCTCCCCGGCATTAAGGACCCGAAACGTGCCATTGAGTTGATCGGGAAAACTGCCAGGCTTGAATTCAAACTGGTGGACGAGAATGTGAATGCTGTAACAGCCACTCCGTCATCTATCCCCGAAGACGACGAAATTCTTGTGGAAAAGAAGACAGATCCGGCTACCGGCGCAGTTTCAGAGACCCCTCTTGTTGTAAAAAGAAAGGCGATGATAACCGGCGACCTCCTGACCGATGCCCAGGTACGCATCGATTCACAGTACAATCAGCCGTATGTCGCCATTGAGTTCAATTCCACCGGTGCCAGGCTGTTTGACCAGGTAACGGCTGCCAATGTGGGCAAACGGTTTGCCATCGTTTTGGACAACAACATCTATTCGGCGCCGGTGATTCGCGAGCGGATCTCGGGTGGCAGTGCACAGATATCCGGTTCGTTCACCGAGAAGGAGGCGTCCGACCTGGGCATCGTACTGCGCGCCGGCTCCCTTCCCGCGCCGGTGAAGATAATCCAGAACGTTACCGTCGGTCCTTCCCTCGGCCAGGATTCCATCAACAAAGGGCTCATAGCCGGCCTGATCGGGGTTGCCCTGGTGGTCGTCTTTATGACTATCTACTACAAACTGTCCGGTCTGGTCGCCAATTTCGGCATGGTGCTCAACATCATTTTCCTCATGGGTTCGCTTTCGGCCCTGGGGGCTACGCTGACCCTTCCCGGCATTGCAGCTATCGTCCTTCTGATCGGCATGTCGGTTGACTCCAACGTTCTCATCTTTGAGCGAATCAGGGAGGAACTTCGGCTTGGCAAGACGCCGATGGCTTCCATCGACGCAGGATACGACAAGGCGTTCCTTACCATTATGGACTCCCATGTGACCACGCTGATAACAGCTGCGGTGCTTTTCCAGTTCGGTACTGGTCCTGTAAAGGGTTTTGCCGTATCGTTGAGTCTTGGTATCATCATCAATCTATTCACCTCGCTTCTGGCTACCAGGGTGGTGTTCGACCTGTTCCTCGATCGCGTCAGGGTGAAGAGACTGAGTATATAA
- the secF gene encoding protein translocase subunit SecF, which produces MELISKTKIDFIGMRKISFAVSAIISIIGIIGIIQIARGAANMGIDFSGGTAMQLKFTAPITTEEARRSLAKNGVKDVDMQEIKEGNKLLIKMRKTTLATGKVADSVQDILKKEFPANPYTVESSTEIGPSIGDKLRKDTLIAVAISMLGIILYIAWRFDFKFGVGAVVATMHDVLAIFAVFFVLNKEVNLLLITAVLTIAGYSLTDTVVVFDRIRENLHKNMKESMPTVFNKSINEVLSRTIITSLTTFLAATSLFLFGGDVIHDFAFALVVGVVVGTYSSIFVASPIVALWEKAPGQIKA; this is translated from the coding sequence ATGGAACTGATCAGCAAAACCAAAATAGATTTCATCGGTATGAGAAAAATATCGTTTGCCGTTTCCGCCATTATCTCAATCATCGGCATTATCGGCATCATCCAGATAGCCAGGGGCGCTGCCAACATGGGGATCGATTTCTCCGGCGGCACCGCCATGCAGCTTAAATTCACCGCGCCGATAACCACCGAAGAAGCGCGAAGAAGCCTGGCCAAAAACGGGGTTAAAGATGTGGACATGCAGGAGATCAAGGAAGGAAACAAGCTCCTGATCAAAATGCGTAAAACCACTCTGGCAACCGGCAAAGTTGCCGATAGTGTCCAGGATATCCTGAAAAAAGAGTTTCCGGCCAATCCCTATACCGTCGAAAGCTCGACGGAGATCGGTCCGTCAATCGGCGATAAGCTGCGCAAGGATACACTCATCGCCGTGGCCATTTCCATGCTGGGGATCATCCTCTATATAGCCTGGCGGTTTGACTTCAAATTTGGCGTCGGCGCCGTCGTCGCCACTATGCATGACGTGCTGGCAATCTTTGCCGTCTTCTTCGTGCTGAACAAGGAAGTGAATCTGCTCCTGATCACAGCAGTCCTGACCATTGCCGGTTATTCCCTTACCGATACCGTTGTGGTGTTTGACAGGATCAGGGAGAACCTGCACAAGAACATGAAGGAATCTATGCCCACCGTATTCAACAAGAGCATCAACGAGGTTCTCTCCCGTACCATCATCACTTCGCTGACAACGTTTCTGGCCGCCACCTCCCTGTTCCTGTTCGGTGGCGATGTGATTCATGACTTTGCTTTTGCCCTGGTGGTCGGGGTAGTTGTCGGCACCTACTCATCGATCTTTGTCGCCAGCCCGATTGTTGCACTCTGGGAGAAGGCGCCCGGCCAAATCAAAGCTTAA
- a CDS encoding tetratricopeptide repeat protein, whose product MKKESILGVVVALIVGLLGGYLIFSVSAKKETVPVSGSLPQGTGSPTDYQQRIAEEEKIVAGDPKNLQAWIQLGNDYFDTDQSKKAVDAYSKALELDPNNTNVLTDQGIMYRKIGWFDKAIANFEKAQQIDPKHLQSLYNLGVIYATDLKQPDKALKAWSRYLELDPTSPTAQQIKMQMDQLKASSK is encoded by the coding sequence GTGAAAAAGGAAAGCATTCTTGGAGTAGTAGTCGCGCTGATTGTCGGCCTTTTGGGCGGCTACCTGATTTTCAGCGTCAGTGCAAAAAAGGAAACAGTTCCGGTCAGCGGAAGCCTGCCCCAAGGGACCGGGTCGCCGACCGATTATCAGCAGCGTATAGCCGAAGAGGAAAAAATTGTCGCCGGTGATCCGAAAAATCTCCAGGCATGGATTCAACTGGGGAACGATTATTTTGATACAGACCAATCAAAAAAAGCCGTAGATGCCTACTCCAAAGCGCTGGAGCTTGACCCCAACAACACTAACGTCTTGACCGATCAGGGTATCATGTACAGGAAAATCGGTTGGTTCGACAAGGCGATTGCAAATTTCGAGAAGGCGCAGCAGATTGATCCGAAACATTTGCAGAGCCTTTACAACCTGGGTGTTATTTATGCCACCGACCTGAAACAGCCGGACAAGGCGTTGAAAGCCTGGAGCCGTTACCTTGAGCTTGACCCCACAAGTCCTACCGCACAGCAGATAAAGATGCAGATGGATCAGCTTAAAGCCAGTTCCAAGTAA
- the recJ gene encoding single-stranded-DNA-specific exonuclease RecJ: MQPVHEKRWKVRDCDPVDVERLVKGGVASPLLARLLVNRAVIEPAAASRFLTSSLAQFHDPFLLLGMERAVDRLAAAVKKGEKVCVHGDYDVDGITSVALLLSFFRSIGLDAIYYIPDRLVDGYGLSADGVARAATLGAQVMVTVDCGITAVAEATLCSAAGIDLIVTDHHMPGDSLPEAYAVINPLQPGCTFPFKSLAGVGVAFNLMIALRSRLREEGFFAGKEEPNLREYLDLVALGTVADVVPLTDENRILVKHGLRELTNSQRPGVQALKDVAGVNGDVGCGAVGFRLAPRLNAAGRLENAAMGVELLLCGDRKKAEPLAAALDASNAERQAVEREILNDALAMVKETPALRNRKSIVLASEAWHPGVIGIVASRLVDMFHRPTILIALKDGNGKGSGRSIANFHLHDALNVCFDHLIKFGGHKHAAGLSIAEETLEAFVARFDEVAAGLLTAEDLTPLLLIDGELEASEITSELVDGLETMKPFGMGNPEPVFLLRDAEVSDCRTLKETHLKMRLNAGCRSFDAIGFSLAGRAAQGDRLDVVFTPAINVWNGRSSLQLTIKDLRKAGV, translated from the coding sequence ATGCAGCCGGTACATGAAAAACGCTGGAAAGTCAGGGATTGCGATCCGGTTGATGTCGAGCGGCTGGTTAAGGGCGGGGTGGCATCCCCACTGCTTGCCCGGTTGCTCGTCAACCGCGCCGTCATTGAACCCGCCGCTGCTTCCCGCTTTCTTACTTCGAGCCTTGCCCAGTTCCATGATCCGTTTTTGCTGCTCGGCATGGAGCGGGCGGTGGATAGACTCGCAGCAGCCGTGAAAAAAGGGGAAAAGGTCTGCGTACACGGCGATTATGACGTTGACGGAATTACTTCGGTGGCGTTACTCCTTTCGTTTTTTCGCAGCATCGGTCTCGATGCCATTTATTACATCCCCGACCGACTGGTTGACGGTTACGGCCTTTCCGCCGATGGCGTTGCGCGGGCTGCCACCCTTGGTGCACAGGTCATGGTGACCGTCGACTGCGGTATTACCGCAGTGGCCGAGGCAACGCTCTGCAGTGCGGCGGGTATCGATCTGATCGTCACCGACCATCATATGCCTGGAGATTCCCTGCCCGAAGCCTATGCCGTCATTAATCCGCTTCAGCCCGGTTGTACCTTTCCGTTCAAATCCCTTGCCGGAGTCGGTGTGGCTTTCAATCTGATGATTGCCTTGCGCAGCAGGCTCAGGGAGGAGGGGTTTTTTGCCGGCAAGGAAGAGCCGAATCTGCGGGAATATCTCGATCTGGTCGCCCTGGGGACTGTAGCCGATGTTGTGCCGCTGACCGATGAAAACCGGATTCTGGTGAAACACGGTCTCCGGGAGCTGACCAATTCACAGCGCCCGGGGGTGCAGGCTCTCAAGGATGTGGCGGGGGTAAACGGCGATGTGGGTTGCGGCGCGGTAGGCTTTCGCCTGGCGCCGAGGCTTAACGCGGCTGGACGGCTGGAGAACGCGGCTATGGGAGTCGAGCTTCTGCTCTGCGGTGATAGAAAAAAGGCAGAGCCGCTGGCAGCGGCCCTCGACGCCAGCAACGCCGAGCGTCAGGCGGTGGAGCGGGAAATTTTGAACGATGCCCTGGCAATGGTCAAGGAAACTCCAGCACTTCGCAACAGGAAAAGCATCGTTCTTGCCTCCGAGGCATGGCATCCCGGGGTGATCGGTATTGTCGCCTCCCGACTGGTTGACATGTTTCATCGTCCCACTATTCTTATTGCTTTAAAGGACGGCAACGGAAAAGGCTCCGGCCGCAGCATTGCAAACTTTCACCTGCATGACGCCCTCAATGTCTGCTTCGATCACCTGATCAAGTTCGGTGGGCATAAGCATGCCGCAGGTCTGAGCATTGCCGAGGAGACCCTTGAAGCATTCGTGGCAAGATTCGACGAGGTTGCCGCTGGTCTGCTCACTGCCGAGGACCTTACCCCGTTACTGTTGATTGATGGGGAACTGGAAGCGTCAGAGATCACCAGCGAACTGGTGGATGGGCTGGAGACGATGAAGCCCTTTGGCATGGGCAATCCGGAGCCGGTTTTCCTGTTGCGGGACGCAGAGGTGAGCGACTGCCGAACTCTCAAGGAAACACACCTGAAGATGCGTCTTAATGCCGGCTGTCGAAGTTTCGATGCCATCGGTTTTTCTCTGGCGGGGAGGGCAGCGCAAGGAGACCGGCTTGATGTTGTCTTTACGCCTGCTATAAATGTCTGGAATGGAAGAAGCTCACTCCAGTTGACCATAAAAGATCTGCGCAAGGCAGGAGTGTAA